ATTATATGAGCTAACCTGCAAGGAGCGCGGCGCCTCGTGCAGCGCCGCGCGGCAGTGCCCGCCACAAACACAATGAACAGCGAGGGACACGACAATGCGTACCATCAAGCATGCCCGCCACGGTCTCGCCGCCTCCGCCCTGCTGGGGCTGGGCCTGGCCATCAGCTCACCGAGCCAGGCGCTGCCCATCAGCGAGTGCATCGCCCCGGCCGACCCCGGCGGCGGCTGGGACTTCACCTGCCGCTCGGTGGCCAAGCTGCTGCGCGAGCTGGAATTGACCGACGGCGCCGTGCAGGTCACCAACATGCCGGGCGGCGTGGGGGCCGTGGCGTTCTCCAACGTCGCCAGCAGCCGCGCCGACGACAGCGACCTGATCGTGGCGACCAGCACCGTGGGCATGACGCAGATCGCCCAGGGCCAATACCCCGGCGACGCCGATACCATGCGCTGGCTGGCCATGCTGGGCACCGACGTGGGCGTGATCCTGGTCGATGACGAGAGTTCTTACGAGACCCTCGAGCAGCTGCTCGACGCCATGGTCGAGGATCCCGCTGCCGTTGCCATGGCCGGCTCGAGCGGCGCCGGTGGCTGGGATCACATCCGCGCGCTGCTGCTGGCCAAGGAGGCGGGCATGCCGGCCGATCAGATGGCCAGCGTGCGCTGGGTGCAGTTCGACGGCGGCGGCCCGGCCGTGACCCAGATGATGGGAGGACACGTCGACATGGTCTCCACCGACCTCGGCGAGATCGCCGGCTTCATCGAGTCCGGCGACGTGCGGGTGCTGGCGGTCCTGTCCGACGAGCCGCTGCCCGAGCCCTTCGCCGACCTGCCCACCGCGGTGTCCCAGGGGTATGACGTGACCGGCTACAACTGGCGTGGCTTCTATACCGGTGGTGAAGTCTCCGACGAGGACTACGCAAGCATGGTCGAGACCCTCGAGACGCTCTACCAGAGCGACGAGTGGAAGGAGACCGCCCAGCAGAACGGCCTGGTGCCGCTGTGGCGTGGCGGTGAAGAGTTCACCGACTACGTTTACGAGACCATCGACGAGGTCGAGTCCGTGTCGCGCGAGATCGGTGTCATCGAGTGAGTGAACCCGGACTGAATACGGATCAGGTCTCGGGCGCCGTCGCCGATCGTATCGCCGGCGTCGTGCTGCTGCTGATGGCAGTGGGGGCGTGGTGGTATTCGCACACCTTCCCCGCCGGCTTCGGCCAGGTCGTAGGGCCCGGCGCCTTTCCACGTCTCGTCAGCGTGCCGATGGGCCTGTTCGCGGCCTATCTGGTGATACGCCCCGGCGTCAATCAGCGCTGGCCGCAGCGCGCCGCCCTGCTCAGGCAGGGGGCGGCGCTGCTGCTGCTCGGTATCTACGCCGGCGTTCTCAAGTTGCTGGGCTTCCTGCCCGCCAGTCTGGTCTGCGTGGTGCTGCTGATTCGTCTGTTCGGGGCAACCTGGAGGGCCTCGCTGGTCTGCGGCGCGCTGCTGACGGTCTCGCTCTATCTGCTGTTCGAATTCGCCCTCGGCATGCCGCTGCCCAACATGCCGGGCCTCGACTGGTAAGGCGTCTCGATGGATATATTGGCTTTTCTCGCCCAAGGCTTCGCCGTGGCGCTCGAGCCCCAACACCTCTTTCTGGCGCTGGTCGGCTGTGCCGTGGGCACGCTGATCGGGGCGCTGCCGGGGCTCGGCCCGGTCAACGGGGTGGCACTGATGATCCCGCTGACCTTCAATTTCGGCCTGGCGCCGACCGCGGCGCTGATCCTGCTGGTCAGCATCTACTACGGCTGCATGTACGGCGGGCGCATCAGCTCGATCCTGCTCAACATTCCCGGCGACGAGCCCGCGGTCATGACCACCCTCGACGGCTACCCCATGGCGCTCAAGGGGCGTGGCGGCGAGGCCCTGGGGCTTTCCGGCGTGGCCTCGTTCGTCGGTGCCACCGTGGCCACCATCGGGCTCACCCTGTTCGCCCCGCTGCTGGTGGGGTTCGCCATCCGCTTCGGCCCGGCCGAATACTTCGCCCTGTTCGTGCTGGCCTTCGCCACCATCGGCGGGGTGACCAGCGGCAGCCTGGTGAAGAGCTTCCTCGCCGCCTGCCTGGGCCTGCTGCTGGGGACGGTGGGCATCGACTCGGTGAGCAGCGTGCCGCGCTATACCTTCGGCTGGTACGAGCTCTACGACGGCATCGACTTCATCGTGGCCCTGGTGGGCCTGTTCGCCATCTCGGAGTGCCTGGTGTTCCTCGAGGACATCCGCGGCAGCAACAAGCCGACCCTCAGGGTCGGCTCGGCGATTCCCGGCATCCGCAGCGCCTGGAAATGCGCGCCGACCATCGGGCGCAGTTCGTTCATCGGCTTCGTCGCCGGCGTGCTGCCGGGCGCCGGCGCCGCACTCGGCAGTTTTCTCTCCTACACCCTGGAGCGCCGCTGGCTGGGGCGGCGCGGCAGCTTCGGCCAGGGCGACCCGCGCGGCGTGGCGGCGCCGGAGGCGGGCAACAACGCCGCCGCCGGCGGCTCGCTGATTCCCATGCTCTCGCTGGGCATTCCCGGCAGTGGCACCACGGCAATCCTGCTGGCGCTGCTGCTGTCGATGAACATCACTCCGGGGCCGCTGCTGTTCACGCAGCAGCCCGACATGGTGTGGGGCCTGGTGGCGGCGTTGTTCATCGGCAACGTGATGCTGCTCGTCCTCAACATCCCGCTGGTGGGGCTGTTCGCCAAGGTGCTGCAGGCCCCCGGCTGGTTCCTGATGCCGATGGTGGTGATGGTCGCCTTCGTCGGTGTCTACTCATTGAGCAACAGCGCCTTCGACCTCTACATGATGCTCGCCTTCGGCGTGCTCGGCTACGTGCTGCGCAAGCTCGAAATGCCCGCCGTGCCGGTAGTGCTCGGGCTGCTGCTGGGCGGCCAGATGGAGTACAACCTGCGCCGCGCCATGTCACTCTCGGGCGGCGACTGGAGCATCCTGTGGAACAGCGGCATCACCGTCGGCATCTACGCTTTCGCCGTCACCCTGATCGTGGCCGGGATGGTCTATGGCTGGATGATTCGCCAGCGGCGTTGACGGCGATTGTCGCAGGTCAACTTTTCGCTCATGTCTCATTCGAAAGCCGTAGGCTGGAGGTCGCTTCCTGACATGGGTCAACTTAAACAAGTATTCAGAATGCTACTTTCAAATCGTCTCCCAAGGTAATTCCTCCGTGAGGAAAAGACGATGAAATTCACCCGTAGCGTTCTCGCCCGCTCCGTCGCCCTGCTCGCTACCAGCGCGGCGCTCGCCAATCCCGCTTTCGCCGCTCACGGCGAAGTCTTGAGTCCCGCCGACGTCACGCCCGACGTGACCTACACGCTGCGGACCGCCGTAGCCGACGGCAAGCTGGTCTTCGTCGGCGACAAGGGGGACATCAAGGATGTCATCAATCCCGACCTGCACGCTCCCGTCGGGGCGGTGGTGCAGATCAACCTGATCAACGGCGACGGCGCCATGCACGACATCGCGCTGCCCGAGTTTGGCGTCGACTCCGACGACATCAGCGGCCAGGGCGCAGCCACCGCCGTGGCCTTCCGCGTCGATGAGGAAGGCAACTTCGAGTACCTGTGCAGCATTCCGGGGCACAAGGCGGCCGGCATGGTCGGCAACCTCATCGTCGGCGATCCGGTGCCGGGCGAAGCGCGGGAGGCGGCCCCGGACCTGTCGATGGACCCCCACGCCGTCGGTGAACCGGTGGGCGACCGCGGCCCGCAGGAGGTCACCCTCAACCTCGAGACCACCGAGCGCGAAGGCCACCTGGCCGACGGCTCGAGCTACCGCTACTGGACCTTCAACGACACCGTGCCGGGCCCCTTCGTACGGGTGCGTGTGGGCGACACCGTCCACGTCAACATGAGCAATGCCGAGGACAGCGCCCACATCCACTCGGTCGACTTCCACGCTGTGACCGGCCCCGGCGGCGGGGCAGCGGTGACCCAGGCGGCCCCTGGCCAGACCAAGAGCTTCAGCTTCCAGGCGCTCAATCCCGGCCTCTACGTCTATCATTGCGCCACGCCGATGGTCGCCCAGCACATCTCCAACGGCATGTACGGCATGATCCTGGTCGAGCCGGAAGGCGGCCTGTCGCCGGTGGATCGCGAGTTCTACATCATGCAGGGCGAGCTCTACACCGCCCAGCGCCACGGTAGCCAGGGGCTGCAGGAGTTCTCTCTCGACAAGCTGCTCGACGAGCGCCCCGAGCACCTGATGTTCAACGGCAACATGGATGCGCTGACCCAGACGCACAAGATGGAGGCCGACGTGGGAGATAACGTGCGCATCTTCTTCGGCGTCGGCGGCCCCAATGCCACCTCCAGCTTCCACGTCATCGGCGAGATCTTCGACAAGGTCTACGACCAGGCCTCGCTGACCAGCCCGCCGCTGACCGACGTGCAGACCACGCTGGTGCCCCCGGGCGGCGCCACCATGGTCGAGTTCGAGGTCGAGTACCCCGGCAAGTACATCCTCGTCGACCATGCGCTCTCCCGCCTGGAGAAGGGGCTGGCCGGTTTCCTCCACGTCAACGGCGAGGAGAGTCCCGAGGTCTTCCAGACCGAGGAGGCCCACGACCCCAACTCCGGCCACTGAGCCGCGTCACTCCCCTCCATCGCGCCCCGCCCAGCCGGCGGGGCGCCTGCCGTTGACGTGACGCTTCGATGGCAGTGCCGTGACAGCCCTCCCTCGCCTCGTACCAAGTCGCTCGCCTGGCGCCGCGTCAGGTCTCCGTGGCGGGTCGCCACGCCCACGAGGGACGGATAGCGGGGCTGTAGTCACGCCCTTCGGCAGAGGGTCGGGATAAGGTCCGTTACCCAGCCGCTCAATTCCCTTACCTGCTGCCTCGGGCGGCTGAACTATGGTGGTGGGAGAGCCTTCGTTCGGACAACAGGGAGAGAGTCCATGAAAGCGCTGTGTTGGCACGGAAAGAACGACATCCGCTATGAAACGGTTCCCGACCCGCACCTCGAACACCCCCGCGATGCCATCGTCAACGTGAGCAGCTGCGCCATCTGCGGCTCCGACCTGCACCTCTATCACCACTTCATTCCCGGCATGGAGTCCGGCGACGTGGTGGGGCACGAATTCATGGGCGAGGTCATGGAGGTCGGCGCCGAGGCCGGTGACCTCAAGGTCGGCGACCGGGTCGTGGTGCCCTTCACCATCACCTGCGGCGAATGCGATCAGTGCCGGCGCGGCAATTTTTCCGTGTGCGAGCGCTCCAACCGCAACAAGGCATTGGCCGACAAGGTCTTCGGCCACGGCGGGGCGGGGCTGTTCGGCTACTCCCATCTCACCGGCGGCTATGCCGGCGGCCAGGCGGAGTACGTGCGTGTGCCGTTCGCCGACCAGACGCACATCAAGGTGCCCGACAGCCTGAGCGACGAGCAGGTGCTGTTCCTCGGCGACATCTTCCCCACCGGCTGGCAGGCGGCGGTGGCCTGCGAGATCGAGCCCACCGATACCGTGGCCATTTGGGGCGCCGGGCCGGTCGGCCAGTTCTGCGTGCGCAGCGCCGTGCTGCTCGGCGCCGAGCAGGTCGTAGTGATCGACAACGTGCCCGAGCGGCTGGCCATGGCCGAGGCCGGCGGGGCGATCACCATCAATTTCGACGAGGAGAGCGTGCTCGCCCGGCTGCAGGAGCTCACCCACGGCAAGGGGCCCGAGAAGTGCATCGATGCGGTGGGGCTGGAGTCCCACGTGCCACGTTCGATCGACTCCGTCTACGACCGCGTCAAGCAGGCGATGATGCTGGAGAGCGACCGCGCCCACGTGCTGCGCGAGATGATCTACGTCTGCCGTCCGGCCGGCATCCTGTCGATCCCGGGCGTCTACGGCGGCCTGGTCGACAAGATTCCCATGGGGCCGTTGATGAACAAGGGGCTGACGGTGCGCACCGGCCAGACCCACGTCAAGCGCTGGACCGACGGCCTGCTGCGGTTGATCGGCGAGGGCCAGATCGATCCCTCCTTCGTGGTGACCCACACCGCGGGACTCGAACAGGGGCCGGACATGTACAACACCTTCCGCGACAAGCAGGACGGCTGCGTGAAGGTCGTGCTCAAGCCTTGAGGGGCGCTGACGGAACACGTGCGTGACAGGACAAGGAGGTGAACATGAATCTCGATCGTAGCCGTTCATTGCAGCCCAGCGACCGGATGGCGCGAGGGCTGGGCTGGCTGGGTATCGGCCTGGGACTCTACCAGCTCCTGGCGCCGCGCAGCGTGACCCGCGCGCTGGGCGTCGAGGGGGCGGAAGCCATCGTGCGGACCTGCGGCGCGCGCGGGGTGGCCACCGGCGTCGGCGCGCTGACCGTCAACCCCGGCCCCGCGCTGTGGGCGCGCAGCGCCGGCGACGCGCTGGACCTGGCGGCACTGTTGGCGCTACTGGCCGACCGCGACCACCCCAAGCGGGGCAGCGTGAAGTTGGCCCTGCTGTTCGTGGGGGCGGGTACCGCAGCGAGTCTCTATTGCGCCCAGGCCCAGACCCGTGAGCGCGCTTATCGGGGTGGACGCACGCCAGACTACAGCGGCCGCAGCGGCTTCCCCCTGGGCGTGGAGCGTGCCCGCGGCGCCGCGGCGAGCAGCGGGCTGCCCTCGCGTCCCGCGGCGCTGCCGTCGCCGGCGCGTTCACCGGGGCCGCGGTTGCAGGCAACGTCATCGCGGCAGCGCGATACCAGCGGCTATGCCAAGGGCAGTGACTACGACTACTGACCCCGAGCCGCCACGAGCCACACGCCAGAGGCCGAACCGCAGCGGTTCGGCCTCTGGCGTGAACGGGTCGGGAATAGCGCTCAGCCGCCGCCTATGCCCTCGATGACATAGCCGGAGCCGCCGCAGTCGGGGCAGGTGCGGTTCTCGATCCTGCCGTCGCCCTTGCACGTCGGGCAGACGTTCTGGCCGGTCCCGGGTGTACCGGGAGGGGCCTCGTCGCCCGGCTGCTCGGGCCGGGTCGCATCAGGTTTGCGTGTCATGGGGTGCCTCCTTGCCAGTGGGTGGGCGCTCCGCGCAGAGCGACGCCTGGCGACATGCGTCCTCTCGCAGGGCGCGCACTGACAAGTTAGGCGAGCCCTGCGGCAGGCGACAAGCGAGACGGTGGCGGCGGTGATGGTCATGCAACCGGGGCAGTGCCAGAATGGGGCTTCAGGAGGAAGCCCATGACGCAGATGCACTGGCAGCAGTTGCTCGACCCTTCGCGGCTGCACGGAAAGCCCACCAGCGGCCGTGACGAGATCGGCCGTAGCCCGTTCCACAAGGATCACGACCGCATCGTCTTCTCCGGTTCGTTCCGGCGCCTGGGGCGCAAGACCCAGGTGCACCCCTTGACCGACAACGACCATATCCACACCCGCCTGACTCACTCCCTGGAGGTCGGCTGCGTGGGGCGCAGCCTGGGCATGATCGTCGGCGAGCTGCTGCGCGAACGCCTGCCGAGCTGGATCACCCCGGCCGACCTCGGCGTGATCGTGCAGGCCGCCTGCCTCGGGCACGACATCGGCAATCCTCCCTTCGGCCATGCCGGCGAGTACGCCATTCGCGACTGGTTCAAGCGCGCCGAGGCCGATGGCAGCGGCCTGCTCGAGGGGCTCACCGAGCGTGAGCGGGCCGACCTGCTGACCTACGAGGGCAATGCCCAGGGGTTTCGCATCGTCACCCAGATCGAATACAACCAGTTCCGCGGCGGCATGCGGCTGACGGCGGCGACCCTCGGCACCCTGCTCAAGTACCCCTGGACCGTGGAGCACGGCGGCGGTGCCGGCAAGTTCGGTTGCTATCAATCGGAGCGGCCGCTGCTCGATGACGTGACCCGCTGCCTGGGCCTGCTGCCGCGCGGCGAGGGGCGTTGGTGCCGCCATCCACTGGCGTGGCTGGTCGAAGCCGCCGACGACATCTGCTATGCGCTGCTGGATCTCGAGGATGGCCTGGAGATGGGCATCCTGCGTTTCGAAGAGGTAGCCGACGTGCTGCTGCAGATCGCCGGCGACGCGCCGCCCGACTATCCGCGCATGGCTCGCGACGGCGTCTCGCAGCGGCGCCGCATCGCGGCGCTGCGGGGGGCGGCCATGGAGCGTGCGGTCAATGACGTCGGCGCCGTGTTCGTCGAGCACGAGAGCGCGCTGCTGGGCGGCACCCTGACGTCCGACCTGCTCGAGCTCTGCCACCCCGACCTGGGCTGGGGCGTGGCGGCGGCCAAGCAGCTCGCTCGCGAGCGCATCTTCCAGAACGAACGCAAAGCCAAGCTGGAAATCGGCGCCTACACCACCCTCGGCATCCTGCTCGAAGCCTTCATCGGCGCTGCCCACGAACTGCACTACACCGGCCACGCGAGCTTCAAGCACCAGCGGGTGCTGGCGCTGATCGGCGAGAACACCCCACGCCCCTCCTGGCCGCTCTACGACAGTTACCGGCGCATGCTCGACTTCATTGGCGGCATGACCGACCACTACGCGGTGGACCTGGCCCAGGAGATGGGCGGGCGCCTCAGGGGGGACTGAGCGGAAGTACGCATCGCGATCGCCTGGCCGATTTCCCCGCTCGCGACAGCCTGGTTCCCCAGGATCGCGGGCGCTGCGCCAGGCGTTTGCGTATCGCCACCCACGAGGCCGAATGAGCCGGCGTCAGATCGAGGGCTCGCACAGCGTCGGGTTGTGATCCAGCTCCGCGGAACGCTCGATCAACGCCGCGATCACCTTGTCGTGCAGGGCGTCATCCAGTGGCTCGAGCCGATGTTCGCTGAGCTGACTGGCCAAGCCTTCGCCGCTGACCACCATCAGGCCCTCGGGCGTGCCGGCACAGGTAATGTCCCAGCCGGGCAGGGCGAGCACGCCCATCACCGGTACCGGCTGGCCGCAGCGCTGCTCGAGCCATGCGCCGAGCCAGCGCGAGGCGCCAAGCACCTTGGCCAGGGGGCGATGCTCGCTCCAGCCGGGGAAGCGCAGCCGCTGCGGTTCGACCGTGACCAGGTTGATCTCGCGTCCGTCGGCGGTGAAAGGCCGTGAGCGGGCGCGTGTCTCAACCGCGAACACGCCGTGCGGGGTAACGGCCACATGGTCGATGATGCCGCTGTCGGTCGGTACGTCGTGGAAGACGTAATAAGGATGGGCCTCGGGACGCACCAGGCGCTCCAGCTCCTGACCCACCGCCAGCTCGCAGGCGAGCCCCAGCTTGATGCGCCGGATATGCTGGAAGTCGCGAATCAGCAGGAAGCAGTAGACCAGTACCAGCACGGTACTCAGTGCGCCGTAGAGCGCCCATTCGAGCCAGTTCTGGCGGCTGGCGAAGAGCATGCGGCCCATGCCATACACCAAGGGGGCCAGGGTCACGATGGGCCCCAGCGCGCCGTTGAGGAACAGCGTGGCAAAGGCGCGGTCGAGCCGATCGCGCAGGGCCTGGCCGGGCTCGCGCAGCTGGCGGGCATTGAACGGCGAGCGAACGCGGGCATCATGCAGGTTACGCAAGGCGATGACGATGACGGCCATGGCCCCGAGGGGGAACAGAAATATGAGAGGCAGCAAGTATTCCAGCCAGGCCATCGGGGTTCGTCCTTGCCGGTAAGCGTCACACAAGCATTACATTCTAGACAACCTGAGGCACGCAGGGCCATGTTCAGTACTAACATTGTCCGAAAACTGTCTTTTCAGACTATGCCTCGGGCCATGCGCTGCATCATGACGGATAGACGATGAACGATACACGACAGCCCGCCGTGACAGAAGCCATCGAACGCCTGCGAGCCTTCATGGCCCGTCATCCGCGCCTGGCCGTGCTGACCGGCGCTGGCGTCAGCACCGAGAGCGGCATCCCCGATTATCGCGATGCCTCGGGGGCCTGGAAATGCGCGCCGCCCATGCAGCACCGCCAGTTCATGGCCAGTCATGCCGCGCGCCAGCGCTACTGGGCGCGCGCCCTGATAGGGTTTCGTGCGCTGCATCGCGCCCGTCCCGGGGATGCCCACCGGGCTCTGGCGCGGTTGGAGCAAGCCGGCAGAGTTCATGGCGTCATCACCCAGAATGTCGACGGGTTGCATCAGAAGGCCGGTTCGCGGTGTGTCGTCGACCTGCACGGTCGCGCCGAGCTGGTGCGCTGCATGGGCTGCGGCGCCCTGCGCATGCGCCACGACCTGCATGCGGAGCTGGCCGAGCGCAATCCCCATTGGCTGGAGGTGAGAGCCGAAATACGGCCGGATGGCGATGCCGATGTCGAGACGGACTTCACCGACTTCGAGGTACCCGGCTGCCGTCGCTGCGGCCAGGGCATCTGGAAACCCGACGTGGTGTTCTTCGGCGACAGCGTGCCGCTCGAACGGGTGGCTCGCGCCCGGACCATGGTCGACGAGGCCGATGCCCTGCTGGTGGTGGGATCGTCGCTGATGGTCTACTCCGGCTATCGCTTTGCACGTCAGGCGGACGCCGCCGGCAGGCCGATCGCTTGTCTCAACCTGGGACGTACCCGGGCCGATGCGCTCTACGCACTCAAGCTCGAGGCGCCGGTAGGGGAGGTGCTCGCGGCGGTTGCCGCCACGTTCACCGGCGCGGGTCGAGCGGCAGGTTGAGCGGCCCCTCGCCCGGCGTCGGGACGGGCGCCGGCTCGGAAGTGACATGGGTCAGGCTGCCCTGCTGGCGCAGCTCGGCCGACAGCCGCGGCGAGCGGGCCTCCTCGAGGGTGCGGCGGTCGAAGCGCAGCGTGACCGGCCAGGGCCCGCTGCCGCGCGGCGTGGCGCGGGTCTCCGCCAGGGTGCCGCCGGCATCCCGCAGCTGGACTCGCAGTTCGGCCTCTTCGGTGGGCGCCAGCCCAGGCGGGGGCTCGACGCGAACGTCGAGTTCGGCGAAATCCGGAGCCCCGGCGCAGCCGGCCATCACCAGCAGTGCCAGCGCAGCGACGCCGAGGCGTGTCCGGCGCCGCAGGGCAGAACCAAGCAACGTCATTTTTCCCCTCCCTCGTTCAGCCGCCGGCGAGCTTGACGGTATAGCCCAGGCGCTCGAGCTCGGCCTTGAGCCGCTCGCGGTGGTCCCCCTGGATCTCGATGACCCCATCGTGTACCGAACCGCCGGTACCGCAGCGCTTCTTGAGGTTCTTGGCCATTGCCTTCAGCTCAGCGCTAGCCAGCGGCAGGCCTGTGACGGTGGTCACCCCCTTGCCCTTGCGCCCGCTCGTTTCGCGTCGCAGACGGACGATTCCGTCGAGCGCGGCGATGCGCTTCTGCTCGGCCAGTTCGGCGCAGCGACACTCGTCTTGTGGCTGGCGACAGTGGGGGCAGATGTCGCCATGTTCGGTGGAATAGACCAGGCCGCGCAGCTGGTCCTGCAATGTGGCCATGGAAGCTCCTGGCATCTCGAAGGTCGTCGTGTGCTGCCGAGATGATAACGCCCGCGGGAGCGTATGCCTACGCGCCAACATCACGGCGCTCAAGCCGTGGGAGCCGGTGCGGAAGTGTGAGTCGGTACGGGAGGGGACTGCCGGGCTCAGCGGGCGTGGGCGACCTGGCGGTTGTCCATGGCCCTGGCGTGCGCCAGGTTCTCGATCACCGTGGGCAGCTGATACATGCTGCTGATCATGATCGCCCCTTCGGGGGTCTCCTCGGCGTCGGGGTAACGATTCAGATGGATCACCGTCATGCCGGCGTCGAGGGCGGCCCTGACGCCTACCAGGGCGTCGTCGATGGCGATGCAGTCCTCGGCCTCGAAGCCCATCATGTTGGCGGCGTGCAGGTAGAGGCGGGGGTCGGGCTTCCAGCACTTGGCGGTATAGCCGCTGTAGAGATGCGAGCCGAAGAAATCGGAGAAGCCGATAGCCTTCAGTGACGTGACGATCTTGTTCTCGGGGCCGTTGGAAACCACGCCACACGGATAGTTGGCCAGCGCCAGCAGGGCTTCGCGGGCGCCCGTGATCGCCCCGAGTTCGGTCTCGAGCCGACGGTTCAGGTTGCTGCGCATTTCGGTTTCGGTCTCGGCCAGGTGCAGTGGGTCGACGCTGCCGTAGCGGTCCTCGAGCACCGCCACGATGTTGCGGAAACGGCTGCCGCGGAATTCGCCGATGTAGTCGCTGGCCTGGAAGGGAAGCCCCAGCCGGGTCAGGCTGGCGGCCATTTCGGCGGCCAGCAGAGGCTCGCTGTCGACCAGCGTGCCGTCACAATCGAAAAGTAGGCATAGGGGGCGAATCATACCGATATTCCTTCGCAGTCCTGTGACTGTCGAGCACCTTACCTCTTGTATCGGCATGCGGGCCGTGAAGTTTAAGGCTGCCGCATGTTTGCGAACGCTGTTTCCTAAGTATTGCCCGTAAGCGAGCCGTGTTCAAGTCCCTGGTCCACGTTGTGTCCCGCCGAGGGTGGGGCCCGGTTGGCATGGCAGGGGCTGCCTAGAACAGACCCATGTGCCAGATGTCGTCACCCCGGAGCCAGCTTTGGGCATCATTGTGAGACGCGTCGTGCGTTCGCAAATCGCTGTTATGATTCTATTTTTAAGTTTATTTGGCCTGTTGGCCCGACTGCTGCAACCTTCTGGGTGAGCATGACGTGCCGGTGGAGATCAACAGCGTCGAGTCGCATTCCTCTCGCATCGGCACGACCAGTGAAGCCTCGGCTTCAAGGAAACTCACGTTCAACTCCTTTGGAGGTGCGAACATGATGTCCAAGGAATTCCTCAAGAAACTCGGCATTGTCGGTATCACTTTTGGCCTGACCGCCAGCCCGCTGGTTCTTGCCGACTTTCATGATGAAGAGGATGAGCAGGGTGCCGTGCC
This portion of the Billgrantia sulfidoxydans genome encodes:
- a CDS encoding NAD-dependent protein deacetylase — its product is MNDTRQPAVTEAIERLRAFMARHPRLAVLTGAGVSTESGIPDYRDASGAWKCAPPMQHRQFMASHAARQRYWARALIGFRALHRARPGDAHRALARLEQAGRVHGVITQNVDGLHQKAGSRCVVDLHGRAELVRCMGCGALRMRHDLHAELAERNPHWLEVRAEIRPDGDADVETDFTDFEVPGCRRCGQGIWKPDVVFFGDSVPLERVARARTMVDEADALLVVGSSLMVYSGYRFARQADAAGRPIACLNLGRTRADALYALKLEAPVGEVLAAVAATFTGAGRAAG
- a CDS encoding YbaY family lipoprotein, which produces MTLLGSALRRRTRLGVAALALLVMAGCAGAPDFAELDVRVEPPPGLAPTEEAELRVQLRDAGGTLAETRATPRGSGPWPVTLRFDRRTLEEARSPRLSAELRQQGSLTHVTSEPAPVPTPGEGPLNLPLDPRR
- a CDS encoding translation initiation factor Sui1, translating into MATLQDQLRGLVYSTEHGDICPHCRQPQDECRCAELAEQKRIAALDGIVRLRRETSGRKGKGVTTVTGLPLASAELKAMAKNLKKRCGTGGSVHDGVIEIQGDHRERLKAELERLGYTVKLAGG
- a CDS encoding HAD family hydrolase codes for the protein MIRPLCLLFDCDGTLVDSEPLLAAEMAASLTRLGLPFQASDYIGEFRGSRFRNIVAVLEDRYGSVDPLHLAETETEMRSNLNRRLETELGAITGAREALLALANYPCGVVSNGPENKIVTSLKAIGFSDFFGSHLYSGYTAKCWKPDPRLYLHAANMMGFEAEDCIAIDDALVGVRAALDAGMTVIHLNRYPDAEETPEGAIMISSMYQLPTVIENLAHARAMDNRQVAHAR